The Natrinema salaciae genome includes a window with the following:
- a CDS encoding ZIP family metal transporter — protein MSPLGEVVLVAAIAGCTTGIGALPLLLTDRISHRVYDGSLGLAAGIMVGAAVFALVLPGLELGSPLEVVAGILAGGGFLLAVNAGFPHLHLLFRGERIEGTTGTFDPAGELPSAEGEPIGDGGDDLRRAALVGGTVTIHNVPEGLAVGIAFASGETALGLAIATAIAVQNVPDGFAMAVPAVRAGVTAPRTLLYTTVSGGVPEPIAAAVGFSLVAVVSGLFPVAAGFAAGAMIAVVFRELIPSSHGHGYADTATAAFVGGFAIMLVVDTVLAV, from the coding sequence ATGTCCCCGCTCGGCGAAGTCGTCCTCGTCGCCGCAATCGCGGGCTGTACGACCGGGATCGGTGCACTACCGCTCTTGCTCACGGACCGGATCAGTCACCGCGTCTACGACGGCTCGCTCGGGCTCGCCGCGGGCATCATGGTCGGGGCCGCCGTGTTCGCGCTCGTCCTCCCCGGCCTCGAACTCGGCTCGCCGCTCGAGGTCGTCGCCGGAATTCTCGCAGGCGGCGGGTTCCTCCTCGCGGTCAACGCCGGTTTCCCCCACCTGCATCTCCTGTTCCGCGGGGAGCGTATCGAAGGCACGACGGGGACGTTCGATCCCGCGGGCGAGTTGCCCTCGGCCGAGGGCGAACCGATCGGCGACGGCGGCGACGACCTCCGACGGGCCGCGCTGGTCGGCGGCACCGTCACCATTCACAACGTCCCCGAGGGGCTGGCGGTCGGCATCGCGTTCGCGAGCGGTGAAACCGCACTCGGGCTCGCCATCGCGACGGCGATCGCCGTCCAGAACGTCCCCGACGGGTTCGCGATGGCGGTTCCCGCGGTCCGGGCGGGCGTCACCGCACCCCGGACGCTCCTCTACACGACGGTTTCGGGCGGCGTTCCGGAGCCAATCGCCGCGGCCGTCGGCTTCTCGCTGGTCGCGGTCGTCTCCGGTCTCTTCCCCGTCGCCGCCGGCTTCGCCGCCGGCGCGATGATCGCCGTCGTCTTCCGCGAACTCATCCCCTCGAGTCACGGCCACGGCTACGCCGACACGGCGACCGCGGCGTTCGTCGGCGGCTTCGCGATCATGCTCGTCGTCGACACCGTCCTCGCGGTCTGA